The Alkalihalobacillus sp. TS-13 genomic interval GAGATCAAGATTCGTAAATCCAAATACACCAGGTCCACGCCTGCAATTGATATGATGATATCTCCTCTGATTGCTACTCCTTTATCAAGAATGACGTCTAAAATATCTATAAGTGCAATATCCTTATTTTCAATCGATTCTTTCAAACCTCTATGTGACATCCTCAGATCCCTCTCTTTACGAAAAGCTGGAAAAATGATAAGCAGGCCAAGGTCCTGATGCTTCAAATCTCCAACCTGTCTCTCTTAATTCCTCTTCTAAACGTTTGACTTCTTCTAGATAGGAATCAACTTTATAGACCGGAAGCAAAAATACACTGTTCCAAGTCATGTTTTCTTTTAGACCTGTGACGTCTTTGCTCCAGTTTCTTTTGACTTCTGCTTGAATGGCAAATGTCTTAAGCTTTTCATGCAATCCTTCACATACACGGTTTTTCTCATTTTCAAGTTCCGATTCAATCAACTCATCGATTTTTTTCTTTTCGAAAAATTGCCTTCCTGGAGTCAGGAAACTGATTTCTTTTCGTTTCGCTTCTATTTCGGTATTGTTTTTGCTTACATCCTGCTTCAATTTCTCATCATCGCAATAGATTTTAAGGTTCCATTCTTCATTTCCCTCAAGTGTTTTGAAGGTTTGTTCAATCTTACTTTTACTTGCCTCGATTTTCCCTTGCAAGCTTTGTTCATTTTTATAAATCGTGCAGAATTTCAAAGGTATGATTGTATATTCCTTATATAATGCGACAAGTGTTTCATGATGATGGAATGCCTTGTCCTGCAGCCATTCCATGTCACTGTCTATTTTTTCTTTGATGTTTTCTGCGGAATACTCTTTAGAATCAAGGTTACATACAACCGCGGTGATATTGTTGAGCTGAATCGTGTAAAGCTCTGATTCACCGTCAAAACCTTTAAACGATGGAAATGATTTTCCTGTTGCTTCTGTTGTTGGAATTAAGCCGTATAAATAGATAAGATGAGCCATTTCCATTACCTCATTC includes:
- a CDS encoding GvpL/GvpF family gas vesicle protein gives rise to the protein MAHLIYLYGLIPTTEATGKSFPSFKGFDGESELYTIQLNNITAVVCNLDSKEYSAENIKEKIDSDMEWLQDKAFHHHETLVALYKEYTIIPLKFCTIYKNEQSLQGKIEASKSKIEQTFKTLEGNEEWNLKIYCDDEKLKQDVSKNNTEIEAKRKEISFLTPGRQFFEKKKIDELIESELENEKNRVCEGLHEKLKTFAIQAEVKRNWSKDVTGLKENMTWNSVFLLPVYKVDSYLEEVKRLEEELRETGWRFEASGPWPAYHFSSFS
- a CDS encoding gas vesicle protein; this encodes MSHRGLKESIENKDIALIDILDVILDKGVAIRGDIIISIAGVDLVYLDLRILISSVETLVQSKQNNHLSSENFEKQRGELTDAIGESNK